The Arachis hypogaea cultivar Tifrunner chromosome 16, arahy.Tifrunner.gnm2.J5K5, whole genome shotgun sequence genome contains a region encoding:
- the LOC112758982 gene encoding uncharacterized protein produces MASVCIANCINDARVPMRATYVNLYKWPESDAEFVRSVSSNGRKGAAASSSSSSSSSSSSSSSQVRHGHPRVVDSISCRQIYLRSYKFSREEDNQEESSQKCFGKKANATKKKKKQKKELYKDECDEKRKKCLVWKKAKDISCSALFKIFQRCLSCSASVDVMDAKS; encoded by the coding sequence atggcatCGGTTTGCATAGCGAACTGCATCAACGACGCGCGTGTTCCGATGAGAGCAACCTATGTCAACCTCTACAAGTGGCCGGAATCGGATGCAGAGTTTGTGAGATCAGTGAGCAGCAATGGAAGAAAGggtgctgctgcttcttcttcttcttcttcttcttcttcttcttcttcttcttcctcgcaaGTGCGACACGGACACCCGAGGGTGGTGGACAGCATCTCATGCAGGCAGATATACCTGAGGAGCTACAAGTTTTCGAGGGAAGAAGACAATCAAGAAGAGAGTTCGCAGAAATGCTTTGGAAAGAAGGCGAAcgcgacgaagaagaagaagaaacagaagaAGGAGTTGTATAAAGATGAGTGTGATGAAAAGAGGAAGAAGTGTTTGGTTTGGAAGAAGGCTAAGGACATTTCTTGCTCTGCTCTGTTTAAGATTTTTCAAAGGTGCTTGTCTTGCTCTGCTAGTGTAGATGTTATGGATGCAAAATCTTGa